From Mesobacillus boroniphilus, the proteins below share one genomic window:
- a CDS encoding HD-GYP domain-containing protein: MQNSFEEPSLYHEEKRALKWFITLFYILFISFEIFYYYLYPKFVTNKDVLIFSNYRYYYHLLILLLLPIVSLMLKKGKIYSVKFIFFLGFIVITILNDSVTYLGNGLGYDGGNIVEVFLILFAPIFVNTAFFWTVSLGTIFKYSFIGLLLNTTEVFFPIPVILILSLLGFIILKRYQGYVEAIKESYDNQLSGIVKGVIATLELKDPYTKGHSERVAYYANSLAEATGKFTKEQLRSFTYACLLHDIGKVNIPDSILMKPGKLTKEEYEIIKTHPAVGAEAIIKVNGLGDSIDIIKSHHERWDGTGYPEQLKGSEIPYSARVVSIADAFDAMTSSRSYRSAMPFEVAYNRIIEGQGTQFDPELVEKFKEVFSEWTAFHANSERNENHLDQKHNCLEEVRA; the protein is encoded by the coding sequence ATGCAAAATTCTTTTGAGGAGCCATCTTTGTATCATGAGGAAAAAAGAGCATTAAAGTGGTTTATAACTTTATTTTATATATTATTCATTTCCTTTGAGATTTTCTATTATTATTTATATCCGAAATTTGTTACGAACAAGGATGTTTTGATTTTCTCGAACTATAGATATTATTATCACCTTTTAATCCTATTGTTATTACCAATTGTGTCTTTAATGTTGAAAAAGGGAAAAATTTATTCAGTTAAGTTTATTTTTTTTCTGGGATTTATAGTAATTACAATACTTAATGATTCAGTAACTTACCTAGGTAATGGTTTAGGCTATGACGGTGGAAATATCGTTGAAGTGTTCCTGATTCTCTTTGCTCCAATTTTCGTAAATACTGCTTTTTTTTGGACAGTTTCACTTGGAACTATTTTTAAATACTCGTTCATAGGACTATTACTTAATACAACCGAAGTTTTTTTTCCAATACCGGTGATTTTAATCCTATCATTATTAGGATTCATTATTTTAAAGAGATATCAAGGATATGTGGAAGCTATTAAAGAATCATATGATAATCAACTATCTGGAATTGTTAAAGGAGTAATTGCAACACTTGAGTTAAAGGATCCTTATACCAAGGGTCACAGCGAAAGAGTAGCGTACTATGCAAACTCACTGGCTGAAGCTACTGGGAAATTTACGAAAGAACAACTGCGTTCCTTCACTTATGCGTGTTTATTACATGATATAGGGAAAGTGAATATCCCTGATTCAATACTTATGAAACCTGGTAAACTGACAAAAGAAGAATATGAAATTATTAAAACACATCCAGCGGTAGGGGCAGAAGCTATTATTAAGGTGAATGGACTAGGAGACAGTATTGATATTATAAAATCTCATCATGAAAGGTGGGATGGTACGGGGTATCCTGAACAATTAAAGGGAAGTGAAATTCCTTATTCAGCAAGAGTAGTGTCCATAGCGGATGCTTTCGATGCTATGACATCCTCCCGGTCCTATCGTTCAGCCATGCCTTTTGAAGTGGCATACAACAGGATAATAGAAGGTCAAGGTACACAATTTGATCCTGAACTTGTTGAAAAGTTTAAGGAAGTATTTTCAGAATGGACTGCATTCCATGCGAATTCCGAGCGGAATGAAAATCATTTGGATCAAAAACATAATTGTTTAGAGGAGGTGAGAGCATGA
- a CDS encoding M20 family metallopeptidase: MKELLKELILIDSSTMEGANQAVEFCKQWLIEHELQPDLIENNGYKMLVCEIGEGDNTIVFNGHVDVVSGKKDQFVPVEKDGKIYARGAADMKAGVAAMMVAMKDLRNQKLGVKIQLQIVSDEEIGGKNCTGYLVEIGYRGDFVISSEPTQLGIALQAKGVLRLEVEVTGKSAHGSRPWEGENAIVKAYKMYEKLLELPFTKESSEFYQSPSINLAIIAGGEVFNKVPDRCLMSLDIRYLPGQDPDSIVQQIESISDGKVTVGLKGIPVATERDNIFITQLKPVLEKHIGGEAVIFGQHGAADTQYFAAHGIPAIEFGPSGANWHGDDEYVVLESLEKYKEILIDYVKTY, from the coding sequence ATGAAGGAATTATTAAAGGAATTGATCCTGATTGACAGCTCCACAATGGAAGGGGCCAACCAGGCAGTCGAGTTTTGCAAACAATGGCTGATTGAGCATGAATTACAACCGGATTTGATTGAAAATAATGGATATAAAATGCTCGTCTGCGAAATTGGTGAGGGCGATAATACCATCGTTTTCAACGGACATGTTGATGTGGTCAGCGGTAAAAAGGACCAATTCGTTCCCGTTGAAAAGGATGGCAAAATCTATGCCAGGGGCGCGGCGGATATGAAAGCTGGCGTTGCCGCGATGATGGTTGCGATGAAAGACTTAAGAAATCAAAAGCTCGGCGTGAAAATCCAGCTGCAGATTGTCTCGGACGAAGAAATCGGCGGCAAAAATTGTACAGGCTACCTCGTTGAAATTGGCTATCGCGGAGACTTTGTCATCTCCTCTGAACCAACACAGCTGGGAATAGCCTTGCAGGCAAAAGGGGTCTTAAGGCTTGAAGTAGAGGTGACAGGGAAATCAGCTCACGGCAGCCGTCCGTGGGAAGGCGAAAATGCAATTGTCAAAGCCTATAAAATGTACGAGAAACTGCTTGAGTTGCCTTTCACCAAGGAAAGCTCAGAGTTTTATCAATCACCTTCTATTAATCTTGCCATCATCGCAGGCGGAGAAGTCTTTAATAAGGTTCCAGATCGCTGTCTCATGTCCCTTGATATTCGATATCTTCCGGGGCAAGATCCCGATTCCATTGTGCAGCAAATTGAAAGCATTTCAGATGGTAAAGTTACCGTCGGCCTAAAAGGAATCCCAGTCGCAACAGAGCGGGATAACATATTCATCACACAGCTGAAACCGGTTCTGGAAAAACATATTGGTGGCGAAGCAGTGATATTCGGCCAGCACGGTGCGGCTGATACCCAGTACTTTGCTGCGCACGGAATTCCGGCAATCGAGTTCGGACCAAGCGGAGCCAACTGGCACGGCGATGACGAATATGTCGTTCTAGAATCGCTGGAAAAATATAAAGAGATTTTAATCGATTACGTCAAAACCTATTAA
- a CDS encoding ATP-binding protein: protein MDPLKKNSVLVYEEVKAVKFFLWTFYLILVPYDFVIYYLVPYFNNEKIGLPLGGLGFFFHVFLFTLLPLAIYLIRKGNPEKIKYIYFFAFILVDIINNFMVYWGTDGEFKTGHVVEIYFILFSPIFVSNRFFWTMTLGFLIKYALSGIVFQTTSVLIAMGLIVFIAAIAWILLLRFQSYIKAITSIHNDLRQQEKLAVIGQMATAIAHEIKNPLSSLKGFTQLQQEKDKGDEQYYPIMLNEIDRINAIVNDLLILGKPHTAVKTHKKLVDIIHYVITVIDPHAQRKDIQMKYDVDDSTVLLCDENQLKQVFINLIKNAMEAMPNGGTVTIHSKIEDGRALISVKDEGCGIPPEKLAKLGEPFYTTKQNGNGLGLMVTKKIIEEHEGTLNIQSEMEKGTIVTISVPTFK from the coding sequence ATGGATCCACTCAAAAAAAATTCGGTTTTAGTATATGAAGAAGTAAAAGCAGTTAAGTTCTTTTTGTGGACTTTTTATTTAATTCTTGTTCCATATGACTTTGTAATTTATTATTTGGTTCCTTATTTTAATAATGAAAAAATAGGCTTGCCTTTAGGTGGATTGGGTTTTTTCTTTCATGTTTTTTTATTTACGCTGCTCCCTTTAGCTATCTACCTGATAAGGAAAGGTAACCCCGAAAAGATAAAATACATTTACTTTTTTGCCTTTATACTAGTAGATATTATTAATAATTTTATGGTCTACTGGGGAACAGATGGAGAATTCAAAACTGGGCATGTAGTTGAAATTTACTTTATTTTATTTTCACCAATATTTGTGAGTAATCGTTTCTTTTGGACGATGACTCTAGGGTTTTTAATTAAATACGCTCTATCTGGTATTGTTTTTCAGACGACTAGCGTTCTTATTGCTATGGGCTTAATTGTCTTTATTGCTGCGATTGCCTGGATTTTGCTTTTGAGATTCCAATCATATATTAAGGCCATCACTTCTATTCATAACGATTTAAGGCAGCAAGAAAAGCTGGCTGTCATTGGCCAGATGGCTACGGCAATTGCCCATGAAATTAAAAATCCTTTATCTTCTTTGAAGGGTTTTACTCAGTTGCAGCAAGAAAAGGATAAGGGTGATGAACAATACTATCCAATCATGCTAAATGAAATCGATAGAATTAATGCGATTGTAAATGATCTGCTGATTCTCGGCAAACCTCATACCGCTGTAAAAACTCATAAGAAACTTGTTGATATAATACATTACGTTATAACAGTTATTGATCCGCATGCTCAGAGGAAAGATATTCAAATGAAGTATGATGTAGACGATTCAACTGTGCTATTATGTGACGAAAATCAGCTGAAGCAAGTTTTTATCAACTTAATAAAGAATGCCATGGAAGCAATGCCTAATGGGGGGACAGTAACCATTCACTCCAAAATTGAAGACGGTCGTGCTTTAATTTCAGTGAAGGATGAAGGATGTGGTATCCCTCCAGAGAAGCTCGCTAAATTAGGAGAGCCCTTCTATACAACCAAGCAAAACGGAAACGGATTAGGCTTGATGGTCACGAAAAAAATTATTGAAGAACATGAAGGTACATTAAATATTCAAAGTGAAATGGAAAAAGGGACAATTGTTACTATATCCGTACCAACTTTTAAATAA